The Corynebacterium vitaeruminis DSM 20294 genome window below encodes:
- a CDS encoding PDDEXK family nuclease — translation MNEHHIEAQLKKAIEASGGLCWKLVCPGTTGVPDRLCLMGGQVVFVEVKAPGKKPRPIQRRRMNQLQAQGFTALVVDSIDGIQEVLDALPAA, via the coding sequence ATGAATGAACACCACATCGAAGCCCAGCTCAAGAAGGCCATTGAAGCCTCCGGGGGCTTGTGCTGGAAGCTTGTCTGCCCTGGAACCACGGGCGTACCTGACCGACTATGCCTGATGGGAGGCCAGGTCGTCTTCGTCGAAGTCAAAGCCCCGGGCAAGAAGCCTCGGCCGATCCAACGCCGCCGGATGAACCAACTACAGGCGCAGGGCTTCACCGCGCTGGTCGTTGACTCGATCGACGGCATCCAGGAGGTGCTTGATGCGCTACCGGCCGCATAA
- a CDS encoding Nmad4 family putative nucleotide modification protein: MTEQEDKEKVMNNEKTTMEQLQMATDSYGTVIAYGDFVLASAYRHLGKGRIGNDARVYKLAQQPIPGWGPDARGFIECELDLIAEADELFADAGHAIAWAFAHTN; the protein is encoded by the coding sequence ATGACCGAACAAGAGGACAAGGAGAAGGTCATGAACAACGAAAAGACCACGATGGAGCAGCTGCAGATGGCGACCGACAGCTACGGCACGGTGATCGCCTACGGGGATTTCGTCCTCGCCTCGGCATACCGGCACCTGGGCAAAGGCCGGATCGGAAACGACGCTCGCGTCTACAAGCTCGCCCAGCAGCCCATCCCTGGCTGGGGACCGGATGCCCGAGGCTTCATTGAATGCGAACTCGACCTGATCGCCGAGGCTGACGAACTGTTCGCCGACGCAGGCCACGCCATCGCCTGGGCCTTCGCCCACACCAACTAA
- a CDS encoding DUF4314 domain-containing protein: MENSAHNKERAMRMNADGQRIRLVSTSDLYTRLAPGDEGAIMFVDDAGTVHVDWDCGSTLGRIPGEDARETLPESGH, encoded by the coding sequence ATGGAAAACTCCGCCCACAACAAAGAACGTGCAATGAGGATGAATGCGGATGGGCAGCGAATCCGGCTGGTGTCAACCAGCGATCTATACACGCGCCTGGCTCCCGGTGACGAGGGGGCCATCATGTTTGTCGATGACGCTGGCACGGTGCATGTGGACTGGGACTGCGGCTCCACCCTCGGCCGCATCCCCGGCGAAGACGCGAGGGAAACTCTCCCCGAATCCGGCCACTGA
- a CDS encoding HNH endonuclease: MPSKPARPCSQPGCPNLTHDRYCPEHAKAEDERYRKWQRDPKINRRYGARWRKIRTAYIAAHPLCENCLATSRYTPAQEVHHVIPLEHGGTHDPGNLRSLCKPCHSRQSALDGDRWRQAPRVYTY, from the coding sequence ATGCCTTCGAAGCCTGCGCGTCCGTGTTCCCAGCCCGGCTGCCCGAACCTCACCCACGACCGCTACTGCCCGGAGCATGCCAAGGCTGAGGACGAGCGGTACCGCAAGTGGCAGCGTGACCCGAAGATCAACCGGCGTTACGGTGCCCGGTGGCGCAAGATCCGCACCGCCTACATCGCCGCCCACCCGCTGTGCGAGAACTGCCTCGCGACCAGCCGGTACACGCCCGCGCAGGAAGTCCACCACGTCATCCCGCTGGAGCACGGCGGCACCCACGACCCCGGCAACCTCCGGAGCCTGTGTAAGCCGTGCCACTCCCGACAGTCGGCGCTCGACGGCGACCGATGGAGGCAAGCCCCGAGGGTCTACACCTACTGA
- a CDS encoding P27 family phage terminase small subunit, protein MAKDGTNRGGRRVRAGAKPDPLNEKLAAGRPATRLEDPLNEPFDFEGGDIGAGAVLAGETMPEPSDYLSEVQRDGKPLGADIVYRETWQWLDQRGCSQFVAPRLIESYAQAFARYVQCEQAISKFGLLGKHPTTGAAIASPFVAMSQSFGKQANVYWYEIYEIVRATCTSDYAGATPGDEVMEQLLKARS, encoded by the coding sequence ATGGCCAAGGACGGCACCAACCGGGGCGGCCGCCGCGTCAGAGCAGGAGCGAAACCTGATCCGCTGAACGAGAAGCTCGCCGCCGGACGGCCCGCCACCCGCCTGGAGGACCCACTGAACGAACCGTTCGACTTTGAGGGCGGCGACATCGGTGCCGGTGCGGTGCTCGCCGGGGAGACCATGCCCGAACCGTCCGACTACCTATCCGAGGTTCAGCGCGACGGCAAACCGCTGGGCGCTGACATCGTCTACCGGGAAACCTGGCAGTGGCTTGATCAGCGCGGCTGTTCGCAGTTCGTGGCACCAAGGTTGATTGAGTCGTACGCGCAGGCCTTCGCCCGCTATGTGCAGTGCGAGCAGGCGATCTCCAAGTTCGGCCTGCTCGGCAAACACCCCACCACCGGTGCCGCCATCGCGTCCCCGTTCGTCGCCATGTCGCAGTCGTTCGGGAAGCAGGCGAATGTGTATTGGTACGAGATTTACGAGATCGTGCGCGCCACCTGCACGAGCGACTATGCGGGTGCCACGCCCGGTGACGAGGTGATGGAGCAGCTGCTGAAGGCCCGCTCCTAA
- a CDS encoding DUF7698 family protein: MNTIDALDQQIATRTQTSSTSLLTAYMNTQRAGNELRDFAEGLYDSDVPSILDELKEHGIGEFTISANQTGLTEIIWNLTQAGATLIGMTEVNAHYTDPFTEERQLIPAWHLTSS; encoded by the coding sequence ATGAACACAATTGACGCCCTCGACCAGCAGATCGCGACCCGCACCCAAACCTCGTCCACGAGCCTGCTCACCGCCTACATGAACACTCAGCGGGCGGGCAATGAGCTGCGCGACTTCGCCGAAGGTCTCTACGACTCAGACGTGCCCAGCATCCTCGACGAACTCAAGGAGCATGGCATCGGCGAGTTCACGATCAGCGCGAACCAGACCGGCCTCACCGAGATCATCTGGAACCTCACCCAAGCCGGAGCCACCTTGATCGGGATGACCGAAGTTAACGCACACTACACCGACCCGTTCACCGAGGAACGCCAACTCATTCCCGCCTGGCACCTCACCAGCAGCTGA
- a CDS encoding terminase large subunit, which yields MIRTLDIYTPTRFMAAGSTYDKRKADFAVAFIQALKHTKGRWAGKPFHLIDWQEQIIRDLFGTVKADGYRQFTTAYVEIPKKQGKSELAAAVALLLTCGDGEERAEVYGCAADRQQASIVFEVAADMVAMSPALSKRVKILRSQKRIVYKPTNSFYQVLSAEAYSKHGFNISGVVFDELHTQPNRALFDVMTKGSGDARTQPLYFLITTAGTDTHSICYEQHEKALDVIAGKKHDPTFYPVIYGADREDDWTDEAVWAKANPSLGITVPIEKVRQACNSARQNPAEENTFRQLRLNQWVKQSVRWMPMHVWNNSSAPVDLADLEGRVCYGGLDLASTTDITAFVLVFPPESGDEPYVIAPWFWIPQDNLKLRVVRDHVPYDLWQQQGFLETTEGNVVHYGAIEAFIEELGTRFDIREIAFDRWGAVQMSQNLDDAGFTVVPFGQGFKDMSPPSKELMKLALEGRLAHGGHPVLAWMVDNIHVRTDPAGNIKPDKQKSTEKIDGVVATIMALDRAIRRGNDHHAGSVYDERGLLVL from the coding sequence GTGATACGCACTCTCGACATCTACACGCCGACCCGGTTCATGGCCGCAGGCTCCACCTACGACAAACGGAAGGCCGACTTCGCAGTCGCGTTCATCCAAGCCCTCAAGCACACCAAAGGGCGCTGGGCGGGCAAGCCGTTCCATCTCATCGACTGGCAGGAACAGATCATCCGTGACCTGTTCGGCACCGTCAAAGCCGACGGCTACCGCCAGTTCACCACCGCCTACGTCGAGATACCCAAGAAACAGGGCAAATCAGAGCTCGCCGCCGCTGTCGCTCTGCTACTGACGTGCGGGGACGGTGAGGAGCGTGCCGAAGTGTACGGGTGCGCTGCAGACCGTCAGCAAGCCTCGATCGTGTTCGAAGTGGCCGCCGATATGGTCGCCATGAGCCCAGCCCTGTCGAAGCGGGTGAAGATCCTGCGCTCCCAGAAACGCATCGTCTACAAACCCACCAACTCCTTCTACCAAGTCCTCTCAGCGGAGGCATATTCGAAGCACGGATTCAACATTTCCGGGGTCGTGTTCGACGAGCTGCACACCCAACCCAACCGGGCACTCTTCGACGTCATGACCAAAGGGTCGGGCGACGCCCGCACCCAGCCGCTGTACTTCCTCATCACGACGGCCGGTACCGACACGCACAGCATTTGCTACGAACAGCACGAGAAAGCCCTGGACGTCATCGCGGGCAAGAAGCACGATCCGACGTTCTACCCGGTCATCTACGGTGCCGACCGCGAAGATGACTGGACCGACGAGGCGGTGTGGGCGAAAGCGAACCCCAGCTTGGGGATCACGGTGCCGATCGAGAAGGTTCGCCAAGCCTGCAACTCGGCGAGGCAGAATCCGGCTGAGGAGAACACGTTCCGTCAGCTGCGCTTGAACCAGTGGGTGAAGCAGTCGGTGCGGTGGATGCCCATGCACGTGTGGAACAACAGCTCAGCTCCCGTCGACCTCGCTGATCTGGAAGGTCGGGTCTGCTACGGCGGCCTCGACCTCGCCTCCACGACGGACATCACCGCGTTCGTCCTCGTATTCCCACCCGAGTCTGGCGACGAGCCATATGTGATCGCGCCCTGGTTCTGGATACCCCAAGACAACCTCAAGCTCCGTGTCGTGCGTGACCACGTGCCCTACGACCTCTGGCAGCAGCAAGGCTTCCTGGAGACGACCGAAGGGAACGTTGTCCACTATGGCGCGATTGAGGCGTTCATCGAAGAACTCGGCACCCGGTTCGATATCCGGGAGATCGCGTTCGACCGGTGGGGTGCCGTGCAAATGTCACAGAACCTGGACGATGCCGGATTCACGGTCGTGCCGTTCGGACAGGGCTTCAAAGACATGTCCCCACCGAGCAAGGAGCTAATGAAGCTGGCGTTGGAGGGCCGCCTGGCTCACGGTGGGCATCCGGTGCTCGCCTGGATGGTCGACAACATCCACGTGCGCACCGACCCGGCCGGCAACATCAAACCCGACAAACAAAAGTCCACGGAGAAGATCGACGGCGTCGTCGCCACCATCATGGCACTCGACCGCGCCATCCGACGCGGCAACGACCACCACGCCGGTTCCGTCTACGACGAGCGCGGGCTACTCGTGCTCTGA
- a CDS encoding DEAD/DEAH box helicase, giving the protein MRYRPHNYQTQATGFILDHHEAAILLGMGLGKSVITLTAIWELLLDYFTVSRVLIVAPLRVARDTWPTEAAKWDHLEGLSVAVAVGTKQDRLDALAKSAMVTVINRENIPWLVSYYGDSWPFDMVVIDELSSFKNHRAKRFTALVKMRPHVKRWVGLTGTPASNGLMDIWAQFRLLDGGERLGRFITRYRDRWFLPDKRNGMQVFTYKPREGAEDVIYDAIADMTLSMRTIDHLTLPDLTVTTTPVVLGDKERAVYEQLKADLVVDLDGQVVDAANAAALSGKLLQLASGAIYDEHGNTVEVHGAKLDALEDILEAANGQSVLVAYWFKHDLARIHQRFPDARELKTSADIEAWNLGNIPLGLIHPASAGHGLNLQAGGHLLVWFSLTWSLELYQQTNARLYRQGQAEPVTITHLAATGTLDQAVLGALEAKDMTQAALIDAVTTELSTTLRKESSCM; this is encoded by the coding sequence ATGCGCTACCGGCCGCATAACTACCAGACCCAGGCCACCGGGTTCATCCTCGACCACCACGAGGCGGCCATCCTCCTGGGCATGGGACTCGGCAAGAGTGTCATCACCCTGACGGCGATCTGGGAGCTGCTGCTCGACTACTTCACTGTCTCCCGCGTCTTGATCGTCGCGCCGTTGCGTGTTGCCCGAGACACCTGGCCGACCGAAGCCGCCAAGTGGGATCACCTCGAGGGGCTGTCGGTGGCGGTGGCTGTCGGCACCAAGCAAGACCGGCTCGACGCGCTGGCCAAGTCGGCGATGGTGACCGTCATCAACCGGGAAAACATCCCCTGGCTGGTCAGCTATTACGGCGATAGCTGGCCGTTCGACATGGTCGTCATCGACGAACTGAGCTCGTTTAAGAATCATCGGGCGAAGCGGTTTACGGCGTTGGTGAAGATGCGACCGCACGTGAAGCGCTGGGTCGGCCTGACCGGCACCCCCGCCTCCAACGGTCTGATGGATATCTGGGCGCAGTTCCGGCTCCTCGACGGCGGCGAGCGTCTCGGCAGGTTCATCACCCGCTACCGCGACCGCTGGTTTCTGCCCGATAAGCGCAACGGAATGCAGGTGTTCACCTACAAGCCCCGCGAGGGTGCGGAGGACGTGATCTACGACGCCATCGCCGACATGACGTTGTCGATGCGCACCATCGACCACCTCACGCTGCCTGATCTGACGGTGACGACCACACCGGTGGTGCTCGGAGACAAAGAGCGCGCCGTCTACGAGCAGCTCAAGGCCGACCTGGTTGTTGATCTGGATGGGCAGGTGGTCGATGCGGCGAACGCTGCCGCGCTGTCGGGGAAACTGCTGCAGCTCGCCTCCGGTGCGATCTACGACGAGCACGGGAACACGGTCGAGGTGCATGGGGCGAAACTCGATGCCCTCGAAGACATCCTCGAGGCCGCCAACGGGCAGAGCGTGCTCGTCGCCTACTGGTTCAAGCACGACCTCGCCAGAATCCACCAGCGTTTCCCGGACGCCCGCGAACTCAAGACGTCGGCGGACATCGAGGCGTGGAACCTGGGCAACATCCCGCTTGGCCTGATCCACCCCGCTTCCGCTGGGCACGGCCTGAATCTGCAGGCCGGCGGGCACCTGCTTGTGTGGTTCTCGCTGACCTGGAGCTTGGAATTGTATCAGCAGACCAACGCCCGGCTGTATCGACAAGGACAGGCCGAGCCGGTCACCATCACCCACCTCGCCGCCACCGGCACCCTCGACCAAGCCGTCCTGGGTGCCTTGGAGGCGAAGGACATGACTCAGGCCGCGTTGATCGACGCGGTCACAACCGAACTGTCAACCACCCTCAGGAAGGAGTCGTCATGCATGTGA
- a CDS encoding phage portal protein, protein MGFLDWLRGGNNRPAEDHAISAGYSFFFGGTTSGRPVTERSAMQMTAVYSCVRILAEAIAGLPLHVYRQGTDGSNVKALDHPLYRLLHDEPNPEMTSFVFRETLMTHLLLWGNAFAQVLRNGLDEVIGLYPLMPNRMTVGRDEQGRLYYEYQRTWDEPAGRFETVRLSPHEVLHIPGLGFDGLVGYSPIAMAKNAIGLAQATEEYGASFFANGAAPGGVLEHPGTIKDPARVRESWQATFGGARNGNKIAVLEEGMKYTPISVSPEQAQFLETRKFQINEIARIFRIPPHMIGDLEKSSFSNIEQQSLEFVKYTLDPWVIRFEQAITKTLLNPREKPTLFVKFNLEGLLRGDYVSRMNGYAVARQNGWMSANDIRELENLDRIDPEAGGDLYLVNGNMLPLNLAGAYANTQPTDDGEPQTDETEPTSEPDGQQLTDSESMSDERFLRRTRL, encoded by the coding sequence ATGGGTTTTCTTGACTGGCTACGCGGCGGCAACAACCGGCCCGCTGAGGATCATGCGATCAGCGCCGGGTACAGCTTCTTCTTTGGTGGTACTACGTCGGGGCGTCCGGTGACGGAGCGCTCGGCGATGCAGATGACTGCTGTCTACTCGTGTGTGCGCATCCTCGCTGAAGCGATCGCCGGGCTGCCGTTGCATGTCTACCGGCAGGGCACGGACGGGTCGAATGTGAAGGCTCTCGACCATCCGCTCTACCGGCTGCTCCATGACGAGCCGAACCCGGAGATGACCAGCTTCGTGTTCCGCGAAACACTCATGACGCACCTGCTGTTGTGGGGCAACGCCTTCGCCCAAGTACTCCGCAACGGGCTGGATGAGGTGATCGGCCTGTATCCGTTGATGCCCAACCGCATGACCGTCGGACGCGACGAACAGGGCCGCCTCTACTACGAGTATCAGCGCACCTGGGACGAACCGGCAGGCCGCTTCGAAACCGTGCGCCTGTCCCCGCATGAGGTGTTGCATATTCCCGGCCTGGGCTTCGATGGCCTGGTCGGCTACAGCCCGATCGCGATGGCGAAGAACGCCATCGGGCTGGCGCAGGCCACCGAAGAATACGGCGCGTCGTTCTTCGCCAACGGTGCAGCTCCGGGTGGGGTGTTGGAGCATCCGGGCACGATCAAAGACCCCGCCAGGGTTCGTGAGTCATGGCAGGCGACCTTCGGGGGTGCGAGGAACGGCAACAAGATTGCGGTGTTGGAGGAGGGCATGAAGTACACGCCAATCTCCGTGTCCCCGGAGCAGGCGCAGTTCTTGGAGACCCGCAAGTTTCAGATCAACGAGATTGCCCGCATCTTCCGCATCCCACCCCACATGATCGGCGACTTGGAAAAGTCCTCGTTCAGCAATATTGAGCAGCAGTCGTTGGAGTTCGTGAAGTACACGCTTGACCCGTGGGTGATCCGCTTCGAACAAGCCATCACCAAAACCCTGCTCAACCCCCGCGAGAAGCCGACGTTGTTCGTGAAGTTCAACCTGGAGGGGCTGTTGCGCGGCGACTACGTGTCGCGCATGAACGGCTACGCGGTAGCCCGCCAGAACGGGTGGATGTCCGCCAACGACATCCGCGAGCTCGAAAATCTCGACCGCATCGACCCGGAGGCCGGTGGCGACCTCTACCTGGTCAACGGGAACATGCTGCCCCTGAACCTGGCTGGAGCCTACGCCAACACCCAACCCACCGACGACGGCGAGCCCCAGACCGATGAGACCGAGCCGACTTCTGAGCCTGACGGGCAGCAGCTGACTGATTCTGAGTCCATGTCTGATGAGCGATTTTTGAGGAGGACACGATTGTGA
- the metK gene encoding methionine adenosyltransferase: MSTVRTAESVCAGHPDKLCDQIADQILDDILWEDKAARVAVEVMAAGRRIIVTGEITTDHRPRIRESVRTALAKAGYSPLGFLIYVWTRRQSGDINAGVSTSLEARAGDSSAFALQGAGDQGTVYGYATVETPERLPLPLVLAHHICKRLDTARTDGTITGIKPDGKAQVSVRYDDTGTPVAIATVIVSVQHEAGKDLEALTREVESLIVAPACQPYLPVDGNTEVFVNPSGRFVEGGPRADTGLTGRKLMVDTYGGLAPHGGGAFSGKDPSKVDRSAAYMARLIARTIVDAGLAAECQVAISYAIGKADPVAFEVDTLGTGEYADHILTAAARDVFELRPAGIIDTLNLRTPRYRDLAFYGHMGRDWTRWEQTWRYERELGKAVETHAHRTATHR; this comes from the coding sequence ATGTCTACTGTCCGTACTGCCGAGTCCGTGTGTGCTGGTCATCCGGACAAGCTGTGCGACCAGATCGCCGACCAGATCCTCGACGACATCCTCTGGGAGGACAAGGCTGCCCGGGTGGCGGTGGAGGTGATGGCCGCAGGCAGGCGGATCATTGTCACCGGCGAGATTACCACCGACCACCGCCCGCGTATTCGGGAGTCGGTGCGCACCGCCCTCGCGAAAGCCGGTTACAGTCCGCTCGGGTTTCTGATCTACGTGTGGACGCGCCGACAATCCGGCGACATCAACGCGGGAGTGTCCACCTCCCTGGAGGCACGCGCAGGCGACAGCTCGGCGTTCGCGCTGCAGGGGGCGGGTGATCAGGGCACCGTCTACGGCTACGCCACTGTCGAGACTCCCGAACGGCTTCCGCTGCCGCTCGTCTTGGCACACCACATCTGCAAGCGTCTCGACACCGCCCGCACCGACGGCACTATCACGGGGATCAAACCGGACGGCAAGGCACAGGTCTCGGTGCGCTACGACGACACCGGCACACCCGTAGCCATCGCCACCGTGATTGTGTCTGTCCAGCACGAGGCGGGCAAGGATCTGGAAGCGCTCACCCGCGAGGTCGAGTCGCTGATTGTGGCTCCGGCCTGCCAGCCCTATCTGCCTGTGGACGGTAACACGGAGGTGTTTGTGAATCCGTCGGGCAGGTTCGTCGAGGGAGGTCCTCGCGCGGACACCGGGTTGACGGGGCGGAAGCTCATGGTCGACACCTACGGCGGTCTCGCACCCCATGGTGGGGGCGCGTTCTCCGGGAAAGACCCCTCCAAGGTCGACCGGTCTGCGGCCTACATGGCGCGCCTGATCGCTCGCACGATCGTCGACGCCGGGCTGGCTGCTGAATGCCAAGTCGCGATCAGCTATGCGATTGGGAAGGCTGATCCGGTCGCCTTCGAGGTGGACACGCTCGGCACCGGCGAATACGCCGACCACATCTTGACCGCAGCTGCACGCGATGTGTTCGAGCTGCGTCCGGCCGGGATCATCGACACCCTCAACCTGCGCACACCCCGCTACAGGGATCTGGCGTTCTACGGGCACATGGGCAGGGACTGGACGCGCTGGGAACAAACCTGGCGCTACGAGCGCGAGCTGGGGAAGGCGGTGGAAACGCATGCGCATCGAACAGCTACCCATCGCTGA
- a CDS encoding site-specific DNA-methyltransferase, whose product MRIEQLPIADLTPAVYNPRKDLKPGDPDYEKLKRSLTEFGYVEPVIWNKTTGHVVGGHQRLKILEDLGHTTVDCVVVELDETREKALNVALNKISGDWDQDKLALLIADLDASDFDAELTGFDDDEIAQLIGSLDEDEVEDDDFDLTAALEAAAFVQRGDVWTVGRHRLVCGDATNPDDIAVLMDDKRANLVLTDPPYNVAFESSDGLSIKNDTMKDADFYEFLLASFRNMAGVCEKGASAYVFHADTEGLNFRRAFQDAGFKLSGCCIWVKDSLVLGRSPYQWQHEPVLYGWVKNGKHKWYSDRKQTTIWRFDKPRRNADHPTSKPLDLLAYPIGNSTQSNAIVLDTFAGSGSTLMACEATDRIAYCMELDEKYASVILRRYADATGDAAGITCLRDGQQFAYLDVVKEVDRDKK is encoded by the coding sequence ATGCGCATCGAACAGCTACCCATCGCTGACCTCACGCCCGCTGTCTACAACCCCCGCAAGGATCTGAAGCCCGGCGACCCCGACTACGAGAAACTCAAGCGGTCGCTGACGGAGTTCGGATACGTCGAACCTGTCATCTGGAACAAGACCACCGGGCATGTCGTCGGCGGCCACCAGCGCCTCAAAATCCTCGAAGACCTCGGCCACACCACTGTCGACTGTGTCGTTGTCGAGCTGGACGAGACGCGGGAGAAAGCGCTCAACGTTGCGCTCAACAAGATCAGTGGTGACTGGGACCAGGACAAGCTCGCACTCTTGATTGCTGACCTGGACGCCAGTGATTTCGACGCGGAGCTAACGGGGTTCGATGACGATGAGATCGCCCAGCTCATCGGTTCCCTTGACGAGGACGAGGTTGAGGATGACGACTTTGATCTGACAGCCGCCCTGGAGGCCGCCGCGTTCGTTCAGCGCGGGGATGTGTGGACAGTCGGTCGGCACCGGCTCGTCTGCGGTGACGCCACCAACCCCGACGACATCGCGGTGTTGATGGACGACAAGCGCGCCAACCTGGTGCTCACGGACCCGCCGTACAACGTCGCATTCGAATCGTCTGACGGCTTGTCGATCAAGAACGACACGATGAAGGATGCCGACTTCTACGAGTTCCTCCTCGCATCCTTCAGGAACATGGCGGGCGTGTGCGAGAAGGGCGCCTCGGCTTATGTGTTCCACGCCGACACCGAGGGGCTGAATTTCCGGCGGGCTTTCCAAGATGCCGGTTTCAAACTCTCCGGCTGCTGCATCTGGGTCAAAGACTCCCTCGTGCTGGGACGCTCCCCGTACCAGTGGCAACACGAGCCCGTGCTCTACGGCTGGGTGAAGAACGGCAAGCACAAGTGGTATTCGGACCGGAAACAAACCACTATCTGGCGGTTTGATAAGCCTCGCAGAAATGCCGACCACCCGACCAGCAAGCCGCTGGATCTGTTGGCGTATCCGATCGGGAACTCCACCCAATCCAACGCGATCGTGCTCGACACATTCGCCGGATCCGGCTCCACGCTCATGGCGTGCGAGGCGACCGACCGGATCGCTTACTGCATGGAGCTCGATGAGAAATACGCCTCCGTGATCTTGCGCCGCTACGCCGACGCCACCGGCGACGCCGCCGGAATCACCTGCCTACGCGACGGCCAACAGTTCGCCTACCTGGATGTGGTGAAAGAGGTGGATCGAGACAAGAAATAG